One window of the Hippoglossus hippoglossus isolate fHipHip1 chromosome 9, fHipHip1.pri, whole genome shotgun sequence genome contains the following:
- the LOC117767878 gene encoding Golgi phosphoprotein 3, translated as MTSLTQRSSGLVQRRTEASRNAADKDHPSAEEDHEPGRGDEQEDDDTGDSKETRLTLMEEVLLLGLKDREGYTSFWNDCISSGLRGCMLIELALRGRLQLETCGMRRKSLLARKVICKSDAPTGDVLLDEALKHIKDTQPPETVQSWIELLSGETWNPLKLHYQLRNVRERLAKNLVEKGVLTTEKQNFLLFDMTTHPLTNNNIKQRLIKKVQEAVLDKWVNDPHRMDKRMLALIFLAHSSDVLENAFAPLLDDQYDLAMKRVRQLLELEPEGESMKANTNELVWAVVAAFTK; from the exons ATGACTTCCTTGACTCAGCGGAGTTCGGGCCTCGTGCAGAGGCGGACCGAAGCCTCGCGCAACGCCGCTGACAAAGACCATCCGTCCGCCGAGGAGGACCACGAGCCCGGGCGAGGAGACGAGCAGGAAGACGACGATACCGGAGACTCCAAAGAAACACGTCTCACCTTGATGGAAGAAGTGCTGCTGTTAGGCCTGAAGGACCGAGAG GGCTACACCTCGTTCTGGAATGACTGCATTTCATCCGGTTTGCGAGGGTGCATGCTGATTGAACTGGCCTTGAGAGGACGCCTCCAGCTGGAGACGTGTGGCATGAGGAGGAAAAGTCTGCTGGCCAGGAAG GTAATTTGTAAGTCAGATGCTCCAACAGGTGACGTGCTACTGGATGAAGCCCTGAAACACATCAAAGACACCCAACCACCAGAAACTGTGCAGAGCTGGATCGAACTGCTCAGTG GAGAGACGTGGAACCCCCTGAAGCTTCATTATCAACTGAGGAATGTCCGTGAACGGCTGGCCAAAAACCTGGTGGAGAAGGGTGTCCTCACTACTGAGAAGCAGAACTTTCTGCTTTTTGATATGACCACACATCCTCTgaccaacaacaacatcaagCAGCGCCTCATCAAGAAGGTCCAGGAGGCTGTACTGGACAAGTGGGTGAATGACCCTCATCGAATGGACAAGCGGATGCTCGCACTCATCTTCTTAGCTCATTCCTCCGATGTCCTGGAAAATGCCTTTGCCCCACTGCTAGACGACCAATATGACCTGGCCATGAAGAGAGTGCGGCAGCTGTTGGAACTGGAGCCCGAGGGGGAGAGCATGAAGGCTAACACCAATGAGCTGGTATGGGCTGTGGTGGCTGCCTTCACCAAATAA